From the Motacilla alba alba isolate MOTALB_02 chromosome Z, Motacilla_alba_V1.0_pri, whole genome shotgun sequence genome, one window contains:
- the CETN3 gene encoding centrin-3 isoform X2, with translation MSLALRNELSADKTKKKKRRELTEEQKQEIKDAFELFDTDKDRTINYHELKVAMRALGFDVKKADVLKILKDYDRESTGKITFEDFKEVVTDWILNRDPQEEILRAFRLFDDDDSGKISLRNLRRVARELDENMSDEELRAMIEEFDKDGDGEINQEEFIAIMTGDI, from the exons ATGAGCCTGGCCCTCAG GAATGAGCTCTCAGCAGACAAaactaaaaagaagaaaagaagagaactGACTGAGGAACAGAAGCAAGAAATTAAAGATGCCTTTGAATTGTTTGATACAGACAAGGATAGAACGATAAATTATCATGAATTAAAG GTGGCAATGAGAGCCTTGGGCTTTGATGTGAAAAAAGCTGATGTCCTGAAAATACTTAAAGATTATGATCGAGAATCAACAGGCAAGATCACTTTTGAAGATTTTAAAGAAGTTG TGACTGATTGGATACTGAACAGAGACCCACAAGAAGAAATACTCAGGGCATTCAGATTGTTTGATGATGATGACTCTGGTAAAATAAGTCTGAGAAACCTGCGCCGGGTTGCGAGAGAATTGGATGAAAATATGTCTGATGAAGAACTGCGGGCTATGATTGAAGAATTTGATAaggatggagatggagaaa tcaaTCAAGAAGAATTTATTGCTATTATGACTGGAGATATTTAG
- the CETN3 gene encoding centrin-3 isoform X1 has protein sequence MSLALRNELSADKTKKKKRRELTEEQKQEIKDAFELFDTDKDRTINYHELKVAMRALGFDVKKADVLKILKDYDRESTGKITFEDFKEVVTDWILNRDPQEEILRAFRLFDDDDSGKISLRNLRRVARELDENMSDEELRAMIEEFDKDGDGESSWKAVELLHLLLQRN, from the exons ATGAGCCTGGCCCTCAG GAATGAGCTCTCAGCAGACAAaactaaaaagaagaaaagaagagaactGACTGAGGAACAGAAGCAAGAAATTAAAGATGCCTTTGAATTGTTTGATACAGACAAGGATAGAACGATAAATTATCATGAATTAAAG GTGGCAATGAGAGCCTTGGGCTTTGATGTGAAAAAAGCTGATGTCCTGAAAATACTTAAAGATTATGATCGAGAATCAACAGGCAAGATCACTTTTGAAGATTTTAAAGAAGTTG TGACTGATTGGATACTGAACAGAGACCCACAAGAAGAAATACTCAGGGCATTCAGATTGTTTGATGATGATGACTCTGGTAAAATAAGTCTGAGAAACCTGCGCCGGGTTGCGAGAGAATTGGATGAAAATATGTCTGATGAAGAACTGCGGGCTATGATTGAAGAATTTGATAaggatggagatggagaaa